A single Planctomycetota bacterium DNA region contains:
- a CDS encoding DUF1844 domain-containing protein — MPDPNKPDAPGLHIDSDWKAQAQAEKQKLAEETRDTGAAHGQLPPADFNTLLQQLASQALLYMGVIPDPMTGQRIAHLDLAKLHIDLLGVLEKKTDGNLSDDESKLLTQALSELRAAYVELNKQFAAQQARKAAGAPGSIPGATGPKPGPGLIDPTK, encoded by the coding sequence ATGCCCGATCCCAACAAGCCCGACGCGCCCGGCCTGCACATCGACTCGGACTGGAAGGCCCAGGCCCAGGCCGAGAAACAGAAACTCGCCGAGGAAACCCGCGACACCGGCGCCGCGCACGGGCAACTCCCGCCTGCTGACTTCAACACGCTCCTTCAGCAACTCGCCTCGCAGGCGCTGCTCTACATGGGCGTCATCCCCGATCCGATGACAGGCCAGCGCATCGCACACCTCGATCTGGCCAAGCTGCACATCGACCTGCTGGGCGTGCTCGAGAAGAAGACCGACGGCAACCTCAGCGATGACGAGTCGAAGCTGCTCACGCAGGCGCTGTCGGAACTGCGCGCCGCGTATGTCGAATTGAACAAGCAATTCGCCGCTCAACAAGCCCGCAAAGCCGCCGGCGCTCCCGGAAGCATTCCCGGTGCGACAGGCCCCAAGCCGGGTCCGGGGCTGATTGATCCGACGAAGTAA